A stretch of the Aegilops tauschii subsp. strangulata cultivar AL8/78 chromosome 4, Aet v6.0, whole genome shotgun sequence genome encodes the following:
- the LOC109780758 gene encoding protein SMAX1-LIKE 3, producing the protein MRAGGCAVQQALAPEAASVVRQAVTLARRRGHAQVTPLHVATAMLLPPAPAGLLRAACLRSHSHPLQCKALELCFNVALNRLPTSGPAAMFHGGAHMQHHHHHRGASDAPALSNALVAAFKRAQAHQRRGGAGDGVQQTAAPVLAAKVELEQLIVSILDDPSVSRVMREAGFSSSQVKDNVEKAVSSSSPSLERVANMTTTSSVQDSRAKSAGGDDAMRVLECMASGTKRCLVVVGEGAEAAVKAVMDKVSKSELHHRHHERLKSVQFVPLSVTSFRHATREEVEAKTGELRALVCEARAAGKGVALVVEDLAYAADAWHKRRGEHVQGGHSQYYCPVEHAVMEVSGLVSGDSGSGGGRFWLLGFASRTVFMKCRLGQPSLEAVWGIHPLVVPDGGSLALSLSCTIEAQASQQAGRSITGWPLVNGAATTGESELSWCARTPSPEPNIPSWLRRYHDPYHTTPTSSSTSFQQLQDLWNPVRNWSATHHHTSELTLSFSSPTSPAASSLSGYNNNPMTMSSSKPCHPEPRQPWPPSNQGHDGPATRAEAIRDLPRWHNTEIAFPESITVQSKSPNGHAGGTADPERRRPKFTELTAENLKIMCGTLEDCVPWHIKDMAAGVASAVLQRRSGMARQRDTPTPSSTTWLLFKGSDRDGKKSMALEIAKLVFGSYNDFISISSAGCTPVHSSSSSGELSGKRQRSPDYEHGCAQRFYEAIRENPRRVLMIDDVEQMNLESEIGIKRAIASGRVSGCNGVDISLEDAIVVLSCEAFDSRSRASSPRVVKQKVIGGEEDSGGVEKGVMKPPCFSLDLNECASGDDEGHEEEEVLDSDVEICDVVDGVFFFRLPGDLSH; encoded by the exons ATGCGTGCCGGCGGCTGCGCGGTGCAGCAGGCTCTGGCGCCGGAGGCGGCATCCGTGGTGAGGCAGGCGGTCACactggcacggcggcgcggcCACGCGCAGGTCACCCCGCTCCACGTCGCCACCGCCATGCTCCTTCCCCCGGCGCCGGCCGGGCTGCTCCGCGCCGCCTGTCTCCGCTCCCACTCCCACCCGCTCCAGTGCAAGGCCCTCGAGCTCTGCTTCAACGTCGCGCTCAACCGCCTCCCCACCTCCGGACCCGCTGCCATGTTCCACGGCGGCGCGCACATGCAGCACCATCACCACCACCGCGGCGCCTCCGACGCACCCGCGCTGTCCAACGCGCTCGTCGCCGCGTTCAAGCGCGCGCAGGCGCATCAGCGCCGCGGGGGCGCCGGGGACGGCGTCCAGCAGACGGCCGCGCCGGTGCTTGCCGCCAAGGTCGAGCTGGAGCAGCTCATCGTCTCCATCCTCGACGACCCGAGCGTGAGCCGTGTCATGCGCGAGGCCGGATTTTCCAGCTCGCAGGTGAAGGACAACGTCGAGAAGGCCGTCTCCTCGTCGTCGCCGTCGTTGGAACGCGTGGCTAACATGACGACGACGAGCTCTGTTCAGGATTCCAGAGCAAAGTCGGCCGGCGGCGACGACGCCATGCGCGTGCTAGAGTGCATGGCGAGCGGGACGAAGCGGTGCTTGGTCGTCGTCGGCGAGGGCGCGGAGGCGGCGGTGAAGGCCGTGATGGACAAGGTGAGCAAGTCGGAGCTTCACCACCGGCACCACGAGCGTCTCAAGAGCGTCCAGTTCGTGCCGCTCTCCGTCACGTCGTTCCGGCACGCGACGAGGGAGGAGGTGGAAGCCAAGACCGGCGAACTCCGCGCGCTCGTTTGCGAGGCCCGCGCCGCCGGTAAGGGCGTCGCGCTCGTCGTAGAGGACCTCGCCTACGCGGCCGACGCCTGGCACAAGAGAAGAGGCGAGCATGTTCAAGGCGGACACTCACAGTACTACTGCCCCGTTGAGCACGCCGTCATGGAGGTGAGTGGCCTGGTGTCCGGCGACTCTGGCTCCGGCGGCGGAAGGTTCTGGCTGCTAGGGTTTGCGAGCCGCACGGTGTTCATGAAGTGCAGGCTCGGGCAGCCATCTTTGGAGGCCGTGTGGGGGATTCACCCCCTCGTCGTGCCAGACGGCGGCAGCCTCGCGTTAAGCCTCAGCTGCACCAT TGAGGCACAGGCTAGCCAGCAAGCAGGAAGATCGATAACGGGGTGGCCCTTGGTCAACGGTGCGGCCACTACCGGCGAGAGCGAGCTTAGTTGGTGCGCCAGGACGCCGTCCCCGGAGCCGAACATACCGTCATGGCTTCGCCGGTACCATGACCCATATCACACCACACCGACGAGCAGCAGTACCAGCTTTCAGCAG TTGCAAGATCTATGGAACCCCGTGCGCAATTGGTCAGCAACGCACCACCATACATCGGAGCTAACCTTGAGCTTCTCATCCCCTACATCACCGGCAGCATCCTCCCTCTCCGGCTACAACAACAACCCGATGACGATGAGCTCGTCCAAGCCATGTCATCCGGAGCCGAGGCAACCGTGGCCGCCGTCGAACCAAGGGCACGACGGTCCGGCCACAAGGGCGGAGGCCATTCGTGATCTTCCTCGGTGGCATAATACCGAAATCGCTTTCCCGGAATCCATCACGGTTCAATCCAAGTCACCCAACGGTCACGCCGGAGGTACGGCAGATCCGGAGCGGCGGCGCCCGAAGTTCACGGAGCTTACCGCAGAAAACCTCAAGATCATGTGCGGCACGCTCGAGGATTGCGTGCCGTGGCACATTAAGGACATGGCAGCGGGCGTCGCCAGCGCTGTGCTCCAACGCCGGTCCGGCATGGCGAGGCAGCGAGACACGCCGACGCCGAGCTCGACGACGTGGCTGCTCTTCAAAGGGAGCGACCGCGACGGCAAGAAGTCCATGGCTCTGGAGATCGCCAAGCTCGTCTTTGGATCCTACAATGACTTCATCTCCATATCATCAGCCGGCTGCACCCCGGTTCACTCCAGTTCGAGCTCTGGCGAGCTTTCCGGCAAGAGGCAGAGATCGCCGGACTACGAGCATGGCTGCGCACAAAGGTTTTACGAAGCGATCCGCGAGAATCCTCGCCGGGTGCTGATGATCGACGATGTCGAGCAAATGAACCTTGAATCAGAGATCGGCATCAAGAGAGCGATTGCTAGTGGAAGGGTGAGTGGTTGCAATGGCGTTGATATCAGTCTCGAGGATGCCATCGTAGTGCTGAGCTGCGAAGCATTCGACTCGAGATCTAGGGCTTCCTCTCCTCGGgtcgtcaagcagaaggtcataGGCGGCGAGGAAGACAGTGGCGGCGTGGAGAAGGGGGTGATGAAGCCGCCATGTTTTAGCTTGGATTTGAACGAGTGCGCCTCCGGTGATGATGAAGGACATGAGGAGGAAGAGGTATTGGATAGTGACGTGGAGATCTGTGATGTTGTGGATGGTGTTTTCTTCTTCCGATTACCGGGAGATTTGTCACATTAG